The Eremothecium gossypii ATCC 10895 chromosome IV, complete sequence genome contains a region encoding:
- the BOL1 gene encoding Bol1p (Syntenic homolog of Saccharomyces cerevisiae YAL044W-A) — MFAFPVKRMLSQASSLPANMSTCGPISEQIKLKVRERFPDLRHFAIYNDSYKHAGHAGMEHAANRTESHLRLEVVSEQFSGMALPKRHRLLYTLLDDEIKHHGVHALQLTTRTPEEHDRKTEAQLG, encoded by the coding sequence ATGTTTGCATTCCCAGTCAAGAGGATGTTAAGCCAAGCGTCATCTCTGCCCGCCAATATGAGCACCTGTGGCCCGATATCAGAACAAATAAAGCTCAAGGTGCGTGAGCGGTTTCCGGATCTGCGGCACTTCGCTATATACAATGACTCGTACAAACACGCTGGCCACGCCGGCATGGAACATGCGGCAAACCGCACAGAGTCACATCTGCGGTTGGAGGTCGTGAGCGAGCAGTTTTCCGGTATGGCACTGCCTAAACGACACAGATTGCTGTACACGCTCTTGGACGACGAGATCAAGCACCACGGCGTCCACGCGCTACAGCTGACAACAAGGACGCCCGAGGAGCATGACCGAAAGACAGAAGCGCAACTTGGTTAG
- the BOL3 gene encoding Bol3p (Syntenic homolog of Saccharomyces cerevisiae YAL046C (AIM1)) has protein sequence MFRKVLRLTAHAHTRISADHADLNFICCSRFIICRSNDPMLARGRLVGSYSRLFARYYTSTPEEALITQKLTDALAPGYVKVTDVSGGCGSMFTIDIRSTHFKGKSMVQQHKLVNRVLADDIKRWHGLQLRTKAE, from the coding sequence ATGTTCCGAAAAGTTCTCAGGCTGACTGCTCACGCGCACACACGTATATCTGCAGATCACGCAGATTTAAACTTCATCTGCTGCTCCCGTTTCATTATTTGCCGCTCAAACGACCCCATGTTAGCTAGAGGTCGGCTTGTGGGCTCTTACTCCCGTCTCTTCGCGCGCTATTATACTAGCACGCCGGAAGAGGCGCTCATTACGCAAAAGCTAACCGACGCGCTTGCGCCGGGGTATGTGAAAGTCACTGATGTGAGCGGGGGTTGTGGTTCGATGTTCACGATCGATATCCGGAGCACACACTTCAAGGGCAAGAGCAtggtgcagcagcacaaGCTCGTCAACCGCGTGCTTGCGGACGACATCAAACGCTGGCATGGGCTGCAGCTGCGTACCAAAGCTGAATAA
- the PRT1 gene encoding translation initiation factor eIF3 core subunit b (Syntenic homolog of Saccharomyces cerevisiae YOR361C (PRT1)) gives MAAVFDDIRLEDIPVDDVDMQDLEETYAVERSIEFDRYVVVDGAPVAPEAKVGALQKVLTKLFSQAGSVVDMDVPVEEGRTKGHLFIEFEDAGAARRAIKMFNGKKLDVKHRLWVNGLDDMERYGRPDFSTEYREPVVPEFEATEYPRSWLQDETGRDQFVLQKGEMTAVFWNRNNLQPENVVEPRRNWSNSILNFSPHGTYLFSFHDQGIASWGGPQFKRLRRFAHPDVKAISMSSTEKYLVTFSSEPLEVSDEPNEACPFGPESRGHQLCIWDVATGVCVKTFALPPQQQLQWPMVKWSFDDKFCARLGPGAIAVYETEKNFQLLGGKVMKIEDVQDFSFAPKGIKLASNRPNDPPSTVMVYWTPESNNQSCKAVLIELPNRRVLRTINLVQVTDVSFHWQNQAEFLCVQVDRHTKSRKTIFTNMEICSLTAREFPFEKVEIKDRCMRFAWEPNSDRFVIISRSENVNDNPAIAKNVVSFYAPEKKVDKKGVIIDKELSIFKKWKLVRAIDGKFSNEITWSPAGRFVCVAAIGKIGSRNENIDFYDMDYPNTEKIINTATDVNATLRDVAHINYASATDYEWDPSGRYLAFWSSAWKHKAENGYKVFNLAGAIVREELITDFNNFFWRPRPDSLLSNSEKKKVRKNLKEWSAHFEEQDAMEADSATRELILKRRNWLDEWSKYREACKQTLSESGLSICDCVELSTKDEDCELVEEIRETVVEESTEEVPFFEE, from the coding sequence ATGGCAGCGGTATTCGACGATATAAGGCTTGAGGACATCCCTGTGGATGATGTGGATATGCAGGACCTTGAGGAGACGTATGCTGTAGAGCGGAGCATCGAATTTGACAGATACGTGGTTGTCGACGGGGCGCCGGTGGCGCCGGAGGCGAAGGTGGGCGCGCTGCAGAAGGTGCTGACGAAGCTATTTTCGCAGGCGGGGTCAGTGGTGGACATGGATGTGCCTGTCGAAGAGGGGCGGACGAAGGGACACCTTTTCATTGAGTTTGAGGAcgccggcgctgcgcggcgggcgaTCAAGATGTTCAACGGGAAGAAGTTGGACGTCAAGCACCGCCTGTGGGTGAACGGACTAGACGACATGGAGCGCTACGGGCGGCCGGACTTTTCAACGGAATACCGGGAGCCTGTGGTGCCGGAGTTCGAGGCGACGGAATACCCACGGTCGTGGTTGCAGGACGAGACGGGTCGGGACCAGTTTGTGCTGCAGAAGGGCGAGATGACGGCTGTATTCTGGAACCGGAACAACCTGCAGCCGGAGAACGTTGTCGAACCGCGCCGCAACTGGTCGAACTCTATCTTGAACTTCTCGCCTCACGGTACGTACCTATTCTCGTTCCACGACCAGGGCATTGCGTCCTGGGGTGGGCCGCAGTTCAAGCGTCTCCGTCGGTTTGCGCACCCTGATGTTAAGGCGATCTCCATGTCCTCGACCGAGAAGTACCTGGTTACCTTTTCGTCGGAACCTCTAGAAGTCTCGGATGAACCTAACGAGGCTTGTCCATTCGGGCCCGAGTCGCGGGGCCACCAGCTATGTATATGGGATGTGGCAACAGGTGTCTGCGTGAAGACCTTTGCGCTGCCgcctcagcagcagctgcaatGGCCTATGGTCAAGTGGTCCTTTGACGACAAGTTCTGCGCTCGTCTTGGCCCTGGCGCAATTGCTGTGTACGAGACCGAGAAGAACTTCCAGCTGTTGGGCGGTAAGGTGATGAAGATCGAGGATGTTCAGGACTTCTCCTTTGCTCCTAAGGGCATCAAGTTGGCGTCAAACAGACCCAACGACCCACCATCTACTGTCATGGTATACTGGACTCCAGAGTCGAACAACCAGTCGTGTAAAGCTGTCCTGATTGAGCTACCGAACCGCCGTGTTCTGCGTACCATCAACTTGGTGCAGGTTACTGATGTCTCCTTCCATTGGCAGAACCAGGCAGAGTTCCTCTGTGTACAGGTGGACCGTCACACGAAGTCTAGGAAGACCATCTTCACCAACATGGAGATTTGCTCTTTGACTGCCAGAGAGTTTCCATTTGAGAAGGTGGAGATTAAGGACCGCTGCATGCGCTTTGCATGGGAACCTAATAGCGACCGTTTCGTGATCATTTCGAGATCTGAGAATGTTAACGATAACCCTGCTATTGCGAAGAACGTTGTGAGCTTCTACGCGCCTGAGAAGAAGGTCGACAAGAAGGGTGTCATCATTGACAAAGAGCTCAGCATCTTCAAGAAGTGGAAACTTGTGCGTGCCATCGACGGCAAGTTCTCCAACGAAATTACCTGGTCACCTGCTGGACGTTTTGTATGCGTCGCTGCTATTGGTAAGATTGGTTCCCGTAACGAGAACATTGATTTCTACGATATGGACTATCCAAACACTGAAAAGATCATTAACACTGCTACTGACGTTAACGCTACCCTGAGAGACGTTGCCCACATCAACTACGCCAGTGCCACTGATTACGAATGGGACCCAAGTGGACGGTACCTTGCCTTCTGGTCTTCCGCGTGGAAGCACAAGGCCGAAAATGGATACAAGGTATTCAACTTGGCCGGTGCCATCGTGCGTGAGGAGCTCATCACCGACTTTAACAACTTCTTCTGGAGACCAAGACCAGACTCTCTACTATCCAACTCtgagaagaagaaggtcAGAAAGAACCTCAAGGAATGGTCCGCGCACTTTGAAGAGCAGGATGCTATGGAGGCGGACAGTGCTACAAGAGAGTTAATCCTAAAGAGACGCAACTGGTTGGATGAATGGTCCAAGTACAGAGAGGCTTGCAAGCAAACCCTATCCGAAAGTGGATTGTCCATTTGCGATTGTGTCGAACTGTCAACTAAGGATGAGGACTGTGAGCTTGTCGAGGAGATTAGAGAGACTGTGGTTGAGGAGTCCACCGAGGAAGTGCCATTTTTCGAGGAGTAA
- the SPC72 gene encoding gamma-tubulin complex subunit SPC72 (Syntenic homolog of Saccharomyces cerevisiae YAL047C (SPC72)), protein MEQATGPKWIFAGESETMAAQEGNGVNGDLDGGMQKTFNPVKPLDFNVNLAVYRGKAGLGESPELAARRGKSSGSEEETDSEASGSSSRGRGSADTSSLEPPKVDRSLTPWRLKSSPESSGRRPKHMSASFMSAPLPSLPYEYVSPRKPVSPVLLSNGDALSSGSTAVSTTAEIEHLRRQLTTYKIKVKALTELIKQSNYHEEGDAQPNRHLYSRLLAVLRENDGGRMEDLKAANAELAESLEDKNKELIKLKEELVSNKQDYETMLEEVNTYMEHSESITESINSMLALLLASIDLSEEEKRSLEKACSLGASYLDLKINILSKTLTKMIEQHKASTTVMEATDATVVKQELPAPLELDEHTEVAAKDMIGFNSEMTPEMDTQLEIAIESMHKEYHTFLQSIQAKMADNDHLGELIGTKLTKQKQLLNKLARSVTDAESFNGATLPGAKGDPYLTALDDLTTRASRDLSRSYQDHIEALKNMLDRYKSELHDKDQELDELKDRLRRAQKHDASDDIERQLKDQEIKHQERIAQLETKISELKADLKVASADKKSLQQRIVQLNNNLKSELEAKAEEIEAVRKSLNLAQRKSSMYLDENHTLQQKLHELEEEHTAIMTENYRLKQKLSNLKHGYDSNEFELANNRIKSRMIDHLRKMFGIFESILQQDSIDQAMKKLDSIDKGYTLSNSRRNQLKLDSIYMFIQNATSSIVEEHVKLLLKEKDRRIKRLSQVSQGSDESDTFDQHSKLMIEELTRKWYTERERRKLESDAAVDRIRSLEEENVQLRERLRRVDML, encoded by the coding sequence ATGGAGCAGGCGACGGGACCAAAGTGGATATTTGCAGGCGAAAGTGAGACGATGGCAGCGCAAGAGGGCAATGGAGTAAACGGGGACCTGGACGGCGGCATGCAGAAGACGTTCAACCCCGTCAAGCCGCTGGACTTCAACGTGAATTTGGCGGTTTACCGGGGCAAGGCGGGGCTCGGGGAGAGCCCTgagctggcggcgcggcggggcAAAAGCTCAGGGTCGGAGGAGGAGACAGATAGCGAGGCGAGCGGGAGCTCCAGCCGGGGGCGGGGGAGTGCAGACACGTCTAGTCTGGAGCCCCCGAAGGTGGACCGGTCGTTGACGCCTTGGCGGCTGAAGTCGTCGCCGGAGTCGAGCGGGCGGCGGCCCAAGCACATGTCGGCGTCGTTCATGagcgcgccgctgccgaGCCTGCCGTACGAGTACGTGTCGCCGCGGAAGCCGGTGAGCCCGGTGCTGCTGAGCAACGGCGACGCGCTGAGTTCAGGGAGTACGGCGGTGTCGACGACGGCAGAAATCGAGCACCTGCGGCGACAGCTCACGACGTACAAGATCAAGGTGAAGGCATTGACGGAACTGATAAAACAGTCGAACTACCATGAAGAGGGCGACGCGCAGCCCAATCGGCACCTCTACAGTCGGCTTCTTGCGGTTCTTCGAGAAAACGATGGCGGCCGCATGGAGGACCTCAAGGCTGCCAACGCGGAACTAGCTGAGAGTTTGGAAGATAAGAACAAGGAGCTCATCAAGCTCAAAGAGGAATTGGTTTCCAACAAGCAGGACTATGAGACCATGTTGGAGGAGGTGAACACTTACATGGAACACTCGGAATCCATCACCGAAAGCATCAACTCCATGCTAGCGTTGTTGCTGGCCAGCATCGACCTTTCAGAAGAGGAAAAAAGGTCCCTGGAGAAAGCGTGCAGCCTAGGCGCAAGCTATTTAGATCTCAAGATAAACATATTGTCCAAGACATTGACAAAAATGATAGAGCAGCATAAGGCGTCCACCACAGTCATGGAGGCCACCGATGCGACAGTCGTGAAGCAGGAGCTGCCTGCGCCtctggagctggacgagcaCACAGAGGTTGCAGCCAAGGATATGATTGGCTTTAATTCTGAAATGACCCCCGAGATGGACACACAATTAGAAATTGCAATTGAGTCTATGCACAAGGAATACCACACTTTCCTTCAGTCTATCCAAGCGAAAATGGCAGATAACGACCATCTGGGTGAACTTATAGGAACGAAGCTGACAAAGCAAAAACAGCTATTGAATAAACTGGCCAGAAGTGTGACGGATGCTGAATCTTTTAATGGAGCCACCCTGCCGGGTGCGAAGGGTGACCCTTATCTGACTGCTCTGGATGATCTCACAACACGTGCAAGCAGAGATCTTTCGAGGTCTTACCAGGATCATATCGAGGCGCTTAAGAATATGCTGGACAGATACAAATCTGAACTCCATGACAAGGATCAGGAACTTGACGAGCTAAAAGATCGCCTCAGACGTGCTCAAAAACATGACGCTTCGGACGATATAGAACGCCAACTAAAGGACCAGGAAATAAAGCACCAGGAACGCATTGCACAGCTTGAAACTAAAATTTCTGAGCTTAAAGCGGACTTGAAAGTGGCTAGCGCTGACAAGAAATCACTACAGCAGCGAATTGTACAACTAAATAATAATTTAAAGTCTGAACTGGAAGCGAAGGCGGAAGAAATTGAAGCCGTAAGGAAGTCGCTGAATTTGGCCCAGCGCAAGTCCTCCATGTATCTGGACGAAAACCATACACTACAGCAGAAATTACATGAATTGGAAGAAGAGCATACAGCGATCATGACCGAAAATTACCGACTAAAGCAAAAGCTCTCTAACCTTAAACATGGCTACGACTCTAATGAATTTGAATTGGCGAACAATAGGATTAAATCACGCATGATAGATCACCTGCGGAAGATGTTTGGTATATTTGAGAGTATCCTTCAACAGGACTCCATTGACCAAGCTATGAAGAAATTGGACAGCATCGATAAGGGGTACACATTATCAAACAGCAGAAGAAACCAGCTGAAATTGGATTCTATTTATATGTTCATCCAAAATGCCACATCATCAATAGTGGAGGAACATGTAAAGCTGCTGTTAAAGGAAAAGGACAGAAGAATCAAACGTCTATCCCAGGTGTCGCAGGGCTCGGATGAATCAGATACATTTGATCAGCATTCAAAATTAATGATAGAAGAGCTGACGCGGAAATGGTACACAGAACGCGAACGTAGGAAATTAGAATCAGACGCAGCCGTGGATAGAATTCGTTCACTTGAAGAAGAAAATGTACAGCTTCGCGAAAGATTAAGGAGAGTAGACATGCTTTAA
- the PRE10 gene encoding proteasome core particle subunit alpha 7 (Syntenic homolog of Saccharomyces cerevisiae YOR362C (PRE10); 1-intron): MTSIGTGYDLSNSVFSPDGRNFQVEYAVKAVENGATSIGIRCKDGVVFAVEKLITSKLLVPHKNKKIQTVDKHIGCVYSGLMPDGRHLVNIGRQEAADFRKYYRQPIPLPAFADRVGQYVQAHTLYNSVRPFGIIAIFGGVDEKGPHLYMLEPSGAYWGYRGAAAGKGRQAAKAELEKLIGNDKSELSARDAVKEAARIIYVAHEDNKEKEFEIELSWCSASETDGLHKEVPKELFDAAIEFAKKETGQESDDDSSDDNASGGEESSTKKDADGDVQLS; this comes from the exons ATG ACATCAATTGGTACTGGTTACGATCTCTCCAATAGTGTGTTTTCACCTGATGGCAGGAACTTCCAGGTAGAGTACGCCGTGAAGGCTGTGGAGAACGGAGCGACTTCTATTGGAATTCGTTGCAAGGATGGTGTTGTGTTTGCGGTGGAGAAGCTGATTACTTCGAAATTACTGGTTCCCCACAAGAATAAGAAGATCCAAACGGTGGACAAGCACATTGGCTGCGTGTATTCGGGCCTGATGCCCGACGGCAGACACCTCGTAAACATTGGCCGTCAGGAAGCTGCCGACTTCCGGAAGTACTATCGTCAGCCAATTCCGCTACCTGCATTTGCTGACCGTGTGGGCCAGTATGTACAAGCTCACACGCTATACAACAGCGTGCGGCCCTTTGGGATCATCGCGATTTTCGGTGGCGTTGATGAGAAAGGCCCTCACTTATACATGCTTGAACCAAGTGGCGCTTACTGGGGTTATAGAGGAGCCGCTGCCGGAAAGGGCAGACAAGCCGCTAaagcggagctggagaaACTGATTGGGAACGATAAGTCAGAGCTGTCAGCTAGGGATGCAGTGAAAGAAGCGGCTCGGATCATCTACGTGGCCCATGAGGATAATAAGGAGAAAGAATTCGAAATTGAGCTGAGCTGGTGCTCCGCTTCGGAGACGGATGGCTTGCACAAGGAGGTACCAAAAGAGCTATTTGATGCAGCGATTGAGTTTGCGAAGAAGGAGACCGGTCAGGAGAGTGATGATGATTCAAGCGATGACAACGCATCTGGAGGTGAAGAGTCCTCAACAAAGAAGGATGCTGACGGTGATGTCCAGCTTTCATGA
- the GEM1 gene encoding ERMES complex Ca(2+)-binding regulatory GTPase GEM1 (Syntenic homolog of Saccharomyces cerevisiae YAL048C (GEM1)), protein MAKERIRIVVCGDKGVGKSSLIACLVKDQFIPNLQDALPAVTIPRDFSASPYSPQNTILVDTKNSDLAGLQKELKNADVIWLVYADHDSYERIALYWMMMFRSLGLNLPVILCRNKSDDGIEYCRSNLTAGGEGDCGTIVEDEEFIPILKAFKEVETCIKCSAKNKLNVNQAFYLCQRAITHPLAPLFDARIGELKPLAIQALKRIFVLSDKDQDDYLSSEEIAALQKKCFGKTMDVNELNFIYKTLVDLSASNQQYADCSLFVQNKGITKMGFLVLNKMYAENGRHETTWGILRSFHYTDSLSISDKVLYPKVDITDTSSVELSPLGYRFLVDVFLAFDKDNDGGLNEDELNVLFKCTPGLPKLWSETCFPYSTVVNNRGFITLQGWLAHWSMTTFIDYKTTTEYLVYLGFEKDAKLALHVTRARRKRRRNGIFYRAPVNDRKVFNCYILGKPNSGKSSLLESFLGRPFSETYSPTIRPKIAVNSLELKGGKQYYLILQEFGQQEPAILENQQKVMECDVLCLAYDSSDPESFSYLVNLVNRYQHLKALPMVFVALKADLDKQQQRCNVQPDDFTEQLLLEHPLHISCMWPSSLNELFIKLTDVALEPAKNTPELVPEPIQEDTTVYWQATVVAGSLLGLASIFTFTLSRLINSWRNVPN, encoded by the coding sequence ATGGCGAAGGAACGCATTCGCATTGTTGTCTGCGGCGACAAGGGCGTTGGCAAGTCAAGCCTAATTGCATGCCTTGTGAAAGATCAATTTATCCCCAACCTTCAGGATGCACTGCCGGCCGTGACGATCCCGCGAGACTTCTCGGCGAGCCCTTACTCGCCGCAGAATACGATTCTGGTTGATACTAAAAACTCAGACCTTGCAGGCCTGCAGAAAGAGCTAAAAAACGCGGATGTTATATGGCTCGTGTACGCGGATCATGATTCATATGAGCGCATCGCACTGTACTGGATGATGATGTTCCGTTCTCTGGGTCTAAATCTGCCGGTTATATTATGCCGCAATAAGTCCGATGATGGTATAGAATACTGCCGCAGCAACTTGACTGCCGGGGGTGAAGGCGATTGCGGTACGATTGTGGAGGACGAAGAGTTTATTCCGATCTTGAAGGCATTTAAAGAGGTCGAGACATGCATCAAATGCAGCGCAAAAAACAAGCTTAATGTTAATCAGGCGTTCTACCTATGCCAGAGGGCTATTACGCATCCTCTAGCTCCGCTATTCGACGCACGGATAGGTGAGCTAAAGCCACTGGCGATACAGGCCTTAAAGCGGATATTTGTACTGAGTGACAAAGACCAGGATGACTATTTGAGCAGTGAAGAAATAGCGGCTCTCCAGAAGAAATGCTTTGGAAAGACTATGGACGTGAACGAATTAAACTTCATATACAAGACTCTTGTCGATCTCTCTGCTTCTAATCAGCAGTATGCAGACTGCTCGCTCTTTGTTCAGAACAAAGGAATTACAAAGATGGGATTTTTGGTATTAAACAAAATGTACGCCGAAAATGGGCGACATGAGACTACGTGGGGTATCTTGCGGTCATTCCATTATACCGATTCACTATCGATTAGTGACAAGGTTCTGTATCCAAAGGTTGACATAACTGATACCAGCAGTGTTGAGCTCAGTCCTCTTGGATATCGTTTCTTGGTTGACGTATTTTTAGCATTTGACAAGGATAACGACGGAGGTTTAAACGAAGATGAGCTCAATGTTCTGTTTAAGTGCACTCCAGGGTTACCCAAGTTGTGGTCGGAAACATGTTTTCCATATTCTACAGTCGTGAATAACCGCGGCTTCATTACATTACAAGGTTGGCTAGCTCACTGGAGTATGACCACATTTATTGATTACAAGACAACGACTGAATACTTAGTTTATCTTGGGTTTGAAAAAGATGCCAAGCTAGCATTGCATGTAACACGCGCTAGAAGGAAGAGACGGCGTAATGGCATATTCTACCGAGCACCTGTGAACGATCGCAAAGTATTCAATTGTTATATTCTTGGAAAACCCAATAGTGGAAAAAGTTCACTATTGGAATCTTTTCTTGGCCGGCCTTTCTCCGAAACTTATTCTCCGACAATCCGTCCCAAGATTGCGGTCAATAGTCTAGAATTAAAGGGTGGTAAACAGTACTATCTGATTCTGCAAGAATTTGGACAACAGGAGCCCGCCATTTTAGAAAACCAACAGAAGGTAATGGAATGTGATGTTCTATGTTTGGCATACGATTCGAGCGATCCGGAGTCCTTCTCTTATTTGGTGAATTTGGTGAACAGATATCAACACCTAAAGGCTCTACCCATGGTTTTTGTTGCACTCAAAGCAGATCTCGAtaaacagcagcagcgctgTAACGTCCAACCGGATGATTTTACTGAACAACTTCTTCTAGAGCATCCATTGCATATATCCTGCATGTGGCCAAGTTCTCTGAACGAGCTTTTTATTAAATTAACAGATGTAGCATTGGAGCCGGCTAAGAATACTCCAGAATTAGTGCCAGAACCTATTCAAGAAGATACAACTGTTTATTGGCAAGCAACTGTCGTGGCTGGTTCCTTACTTGGGCTTGCTTCGATATTTACCTTCACACTCTCGAGGTTGATAAATAGCTGGAGAAATGTTCCCAATTAA